aattaagtGACACAATGTGAAACGATGTCGAAGAagttacaaaagtaaaaaaaaaagctttaaagttttggtgaaaaaaaacacaaaagttcaAAGAATCAGAAAAGtcgacaaaaaaaaagaaagagaaaaaaagtcaataaaagtgactaaaaatgtgaaaagatgtcagaaaaaagtgacacaaatgtcaaaaaaaatttaaaaaagctttaaagttttggtgaaaaaaaactcacaaaaagtTGAAAAGGCTCAGGAAAAGTCGACAATAAAAAACGTggtggttcccaacaacgctccccACAAGTTAAATCAATAATCTGttaatattttcattaaattgtggtttattttttttatagcatttggagccAAATACAATGgtaaagaactttaaaaaaacgaaaaaagagaaaaaagtcaataaaagtgactaaaatgtcaaaagatgtcagaaaaaagtgacaaaatctcaaaaagggacaaatcaaaagaaatgaacaatgtcaaaaaaagctttaaaattttggtgaaaaaaaaacaaaaatttcaaaaggctcaggaAAAGtcgacaaaaaaatgtatatataagagaaaaaagtcaataaaaatgactaaaaatgtcaaaagatgtcagaaaaaagttacaaaaatctaaaaaaaagtgacaaatgttaaaaaaaaaaaaaaaaaagactttaaagtttggtggaaaaaacacaaaaatgtcaaaagaatcaggaaaaaaaagaagagaaaatcaCCGGGGGaaaaggagaaacacacagaggacagatacagttgtctcccatcaaggagaggacacagaggacagatacagttgtctcccatcaaggagaggacacagaggacagatacagttgtctcccatcaaggagaggacacagaggacagatacagttgtctcccatcaaggagaggacacagaggacagatacagttgtctcccatcaaggagaggacacagaggacagatacagttgtctcccatcaaggagaggacacagaggacagatacagttgtctcccatcaaggagaggacacagaggacagaTACAAAAGTCATATAATCTGAGAGGCATTTGGAGAACTTTTGGTGAAAAAATAAGAAGgctcaaaaggctcagaaaaagtcgacaaacgtaaaaaaagaaaagaaagagaaaatcatTGGAGGAAAGCCACAAAGGGCTCGAAAAAGACGACTATAACGGTGATaaaaggctttttatttttacataattttccATACATTCTGCCCTGAGGGCGTTCCCacaggtgagtgtgtgtacgtgtaccTGCACGTCGGGGCGGTGGTTGAGCAGGTCCAGGAAGGGAGCCAGGGCGTACACATCCTGGCCAATCAGGACGCTGCTGGACGGCTGGGACATGAAGACGGAGCGGGTGTTGACACTGCACCACGCCCACCTGGAGGACGAGGGGGACAGCGTAACAACCCGACTGACGAATAGTCCAACACAGTTTAATAAATCACGTGGTGATATTATGGGAAGGCTATATTTACcttctacgtgtgtgtgtgtgtgtgtgtgtNNNNNNNNNNgtgtgtgtgtgtgtgtgtgtgtactgtacacacCTCAATGCTTCATATGTCAACAGCTCCTCCACGGGCCGACTCGTGATTGGCTGCAGGGATCTGGATGGACAATAGTTCAAGTTCAaggttattgttgttgtttagtgtattattatttactgaCATTGTTCACATTAAGAAGACTGATGTCTACTGATGTCTTTTGGAGAATCATATCTATTAGGATGTAGTTAAAGCACCGGACATATACTTGCATGTTGTAAATAAGGGGAGAAATGTTGCAAGATAACAGCTTCAAAGGTCACAGATGactaaatgctaatgctaatgctaatgctaatctAAAAGCAAACAGAGATTCAGTGTGCCTTTCTGCAAGTAATGTTACGCAATGTGGAGGTAAACTCtggcctacacacacaaacacacacacacacacacacacacacacacacacacgcagacgcaAACACATAGGtcccacagagacacacagacacacacagacacaaacacacagacacaaacaggtGATCAAAcacaaaggacacacacacaaacaggtgatcacacacacacaggacacacacacaaacaggtgatcaaacacacaggacacacacacaaacaggtgatcacaaacccacacacacacacacacccaccaacacacacacacacacccagcaccacacacacacacaacaagatacaaacacacgcccacacacacacacacacacccacacaacaaccacacacccacaaacaggtgatcaaacacacaaccacacacacaacacacagtgatcacacacacagtacacacacacacaacaacacacacaccacacacaaacacccacacacaccacacaacaacgatcaaacacacacaacacaaccacacaaacacacaccacacacaccaccacccccacaaagatacaaacacacacactgtcccacaagacacacacacacacacaacacatacagacatcacacacccGCACTGgatcaaacacaacacacacacaccacacacacacacacacacacacacacacacacccacccacacacacacgcgcccaCACACACTTACCAAACACACAAGCGTCCCCCACACACgtcccacacacacccacccaacacacacacaacaccacacacacacacacaaacctgatACCTGGCTTCAGTGTGGGCCTCACCTGAAAAAGTCCTGATTGTCCGAGTGATTTCTCCACCGCCTCCCTCGGCTCTAGGCCCGCCTCGCGCACGCCGGCCGGCAGCGGCAGCATGGACATCATCGTGTAGGCGGGGCAGGCTTAAGTGGGTGGCACACGTCGATGTAGGGGAACCAATCAGAGCCTCTCCTCGGTGCCGCTCGCACACCGAAGACACAGAGCGCCAGCaggagaggggggcgggggatTCCATTCCACTGGGAGGAGAGTTCAGGTCAACCCCAGCCGGGTTCTTCCTCGCTCTTTTACTATTCTGCTATCTCAATTAACTTAATCTAGTCATGACGCAAAGACCAATCCAGGTACAAGAGGCCGAaatgggggggcggggggtggtGTCTCCTTAGATCTGGGTGAAAgctcatccgagaggagctcgagTAGAGCCCTGCTCCTTCATCGGAAGGACCAGTTTGGTTTCAGGACTCTGGTGAAGATGCCTCCTGGGgtgtccctagggaggtgttccagggcacgtccagctgggaggaggcctcgggaagacccgaGACTAGTTGGGGAGGAGCGTCCACTGGGAGGAGGGCCTCGGGGAAGAACCAGGACTAGTGGGGACTCACAGGGGAGGCCTCGGAAGAACCAGGACTATGgagacgtccagctgggaggaggcctggagagacccaggactaggtgagggACGTCCACTGGGAGATCGGTCGGGAAGAACCAGACGAGTGAGGGAACGTCCAGGCTGGAAGAGCCTtggagaagacccaggactagtggagggacgtccagctggagaggcctcagggaagacccggACTAGGTGAGGGACGTCCAGCGGAGGAGCCTGGGAAGACCGGACTAgttggagggacgtccagctgggaaggcctcggagaagacccaggactatgGAGGAGTCCAGCTGGGGGAGGCCTTGGAGAAGGACCCAGGACaaaggtggagggacgtccagctgggggaGGCCtcggaagaccaggactaggtggaggacgtccagctgggaggacctcggggaagaccaagACTATGGAGGGATTATATCCTCAACGGCCTGGAAGCGTCGTATctcccagtcggagctggttgatgtggctcgggaaaggggaAGTTTTGGGGTCCctgtggagctgctgcccccgaaccgataccggataagcggctGAAGACGGATGCTAATCTTTCTCTTTTGCTATAACGTAATTCagtacacaaacaacacaaaactgcACCTTTAAACTCCGAGTCGAATCAATGCCATATTCTGATATTTCCAATTGTTTCACTtgtatatgaatgtgtgtgtgtgtgtgtgtgtgtgtgtgtgtgtgtgtggtgttgtgtgtggtacCTCTTGATATACTGTCCCAGGTAGCTGTCCAGAACCGTGGAGGTCGTGAGGAGACAGGACTCTGGCAGAGACATGACCAGCTGGCCAGGCTgagggacagagagacggattaggacactcagaaaccacAAGGAAAtaacattatatttaaaaaagcaatgatTATTAACGGATCAACAAAAGACCAGCTGGGGTCAGCTGGTTTTCTAGGTCATCAAAGTCATTAATAGATAGACTATAGAATCTGTACTCTTAATTACTActgcgtgtttttttttttacctttatgcTCCTGAGCGCTTGCAGTCCTCTGCCTGTGTCTGGGTGACGagaagcaacacacacacaacacacacacacacccacacaccacacacacacacacacacacacacacacacacacacacacacacacacacacacacacacacacacacacacacacacacacacacacacacacacacaggttgaaTGCAGTGACAGGTTTATCTAATGTTTTCTACATTGCAGCCAACGAGGAGCAGAAACCGAGGAAGCGGATTGGCTGCTGCGTCTGTCAATCACGGGATGTTATAGCCAATCGGTGTTGCTGTTGATGAAAGTAAATGTTCGTCCAAATGTCGCATTGCAAACCTAAAGTCTGCAAAAAGGTGCGTCTGCAACAGAGGCGCGGGAAGTCATTTTTAGAAGGGGGTGTCTGGGgcgcgggtggggggggggggggggggtccacgTAGAGTCTAAAGATCCTATGTTCTGCAGGCTCTGGATTCTGCAGACCCCTCACTCGCCCCTCCCCTCCGTGAAGTACTGAACTGAGCTGACTATATCCCAACAGGTCATCCTAAAacacttaaccctcgtgttgtcttcacgtcaaaattgaaaatcaacacttttattgacgttttttatcaatgtttttaacttttaagattttgtcccttttttcaacacttatgatgctttttccccccaatgtttgtccctttttgatgttttcaacactacgtaacactaacttatcaactttagttttgcagttatttttggaatttatggtcaataaacctcatttaataGGAAATTAGCCTACATgtctgagttagaaaagcagaaatatggAATtatgactaaaattaaaggaatggatgttgatgaaatcacagactggaatatgtcaacttttactcaacactatttcaacaacacttcactttgttttttaccatctataaaatataatagacccaaattaatgaagtagaagaggggggagggggagaggagagagagagagagggagagagagagaagagggagaggagaggggagagagagagacagagagagaggagagggagggagagagagagggagagagagaggggagagagagagagagagagggagagagagagagagagggagagagagggggagaggggagagaggggagagagacggaggaagagagagggagagagagagcagaggagagacagagagggagaggggagagagagagggagagagagagacagaagagagggagaggaagaagagggagagagagagagagagagggggagagggggagagagagaaaggagggggagagagagagggagagagagagacaagaagagagaggaggagagaggagagagagaagggacagagagaggagagaagggagagagagaagggagggaaggagggaagagagaggagagagagagcgagagagaggagagagagagatggagagagagacagagagagagaggaggagagagagagagagagagaagagggagagggagagagagagagagggagagagagggagagagagggagagagagagagagagagagagagggagggagagagagacgtaCCAGTGAAGAGGGCCGGCTGCAGCAGCGTTGAGGTGAAGCCCCGTCGGTGGAGGAACTTCATCAGCCTCACGTACTGCAGCtggggacacagagacactgaggagaCAGAGACCGTCAGACCGGGGGACGGGGGACGGGAGAGACATACAACCGTTGCTGAGAACAGCTGACAGGGTACAGGGTTTCCATTTTTAGAAGGTGACTCTACAGGAACAAATGGGTTCGTACCCGACTGCGCCACCCTGTCTCGTTTCTGCCTCCTCTTCCTCGCAGCTCGTCCAGCCCGAAGACCGCGACCCCTCATGGTCCCACCTGGACCTGATCACACAATAAAGACACCTCAACATGGCCCaaagtctgtctctctgtctctctctctctctaatacATCTGCATtgccaaagcataagaacaaacatacatataaacagcGACAAGCAGTAAATATATCTGATATGATACATGtgaacagggaaaaaaaaaataataataataataataatttgttgtgttctttttttttttttacacttttttcaacgtttttgacaattttattcctatttttttgtcacttttttcccacattttttaaattatgtttttgtcactttttcagcgtttaaaaagaaggtttttgttgttttttttctgcttttttgtagttttttttcaacatttgtcactttcttttcaACGTTCTTctctgatatagaaagtttttatAAActagtcaaatttgaccagaggacaacacaagggttaacatggccaaaagtctctctctctctctctaatacATCTGCATatatctgatataataatacatgtgAACAGGATCATTATGATATACGTGTACATACCAAGCAAATTCTGTGCATGTCCCTCAAAGAAATGTTgaacaataatattaaaaaagaaaaattagaataaaaatgataatattcTCTACTTATTTTGCCTTGTATTGGGGTAGTAGGAGACATATTTAGCTGGTAGCTGGGGTTTGCAAGTAAGTTATTATTTTGTCTTATGttctgaatgaaaataaaaagttcaaAAGGCAAAGGGGGACATTTcccagttcaaggtgttttaaTGTAATAGTTATTTTGGAGCCCTTTCTTTGTGGAACATGATGTTTCCTGACACTGACACTGACAGGTGTTTCTAATGTGATGTCCAACCCATGTGCACGCCTCTCTGTATAAACAACACCAATAACATCTCTCTAAAACAGCTCCAGTATGGACCAGACCCCTCCACGATGGTaggatttatttattagttCCTAATTATCTGGCAACATAAAGCGGATTAATTGTTGTCAGTGTACTTTTGATAAAACACTGAATACAGACGAATGACAACACGTACACACATGGAGCTTAATATTCAAATCAAAGTGCGTGCGCATGTTAAAACTACGTTTAAAAGCCTTGTGTAGTTCATTAATACCCAAACCCTGTCTGAAAACGTACCCATCATGCACCGCACACAAAACCAACACGTAGAAGAAGTCTGACTATGGGTACATGCTTTCATAAAGAGTAAAAGACCAAATACAATACCTAGAAATTGCTTTTATCTGAATTCATCTTGATTCTGCACGGCGGCTCCGTGGGTCAAACCCACGTGGTTAGCTTGTTTTTCCGGGTATGCGCACTGACGATGCGCGGCAAACCTGCAGCCAAAACGTAGAAGAAGTAGTACTACGGGTACATCTTTATTATGTACATGGGTACATACTATCACACAGAGTAAAAGACCGAATACAAGACCTAGATTTTGCTCTCATCTGAATTCACCTTGATCCTGCATGGcgacttgttttcttttccggGTATGCGCACTGACGCTGCGCGGCAAAACACCAGCTTTCCTCCCTTTTTTTGTGTCCCAGTTTTCTGCACAACACTCCCACTCTCCCTGCAGCTCCACGAGCACAGGTACACTCGACTCTACAGGACCAGCTTCAGGTAAGGTACTACCCTAAGTTAGTTATTACCCATAGCTAGTTAGCATCGTGCTAACAGAATAGTTTGTATTTTAGTATCTGCACACGTGTGAAAACGTGATATTCTCCTATTGTGTGTAGCCATTCAGCGTTACGTAACACACAATGGACCGAAAGTAGGCGAAATGTCCTCtattaaaaactgaaatgtaaaggtatttaatgtaaagcactttaactCTTGATATTGTGAGTTTTAGGGTCAGTGTGACACCCTAGTTGCAGCGGTCGTGACGCATGAAAACCAGAAAAACCAGTTCTCTAGCTTCTGAATCAGGGCTCGAGGACACAACTGCGCACTTTTGgggatttttgttaaaatgtctaACCGGAAACCGTGCATGTAGTTGCTGTTTGACCCTCTCATTTGACGATTtaaagttttattattttacatgaTATCTTACATAGCCCATTTTGCCATATTTCCAAGTAGGTTTTCACACACAAAGCGTTTCCCTTAGTGTTTGGTGCACACTATATACAGTTAGTGTGTTAGTAATtactacacacaggtctgaaatacacacacacacacacacacacacacacacacacacacacacacacacacacacacacacacacacatgcgcagtacctatTCAtgtacaaatggagagatgtcacaCATTAATACAGATTggacaaaaatacaataactgTGAAGAGTTCAGATGTTCTCCCGGGTCTTAGACTTTAATGAAGTCGTTGTGTTGTTAACGAGCAGGAAACATTCAGGGCATAATTAACAATATGTAAAAtactataataaataaatgtgtacaccgtgcatatacagtagatgttttaaaattaagagcTGTTTAGTTTTGTGCaggaagatagatagatagatagatagatagatagatagatagatagatagatatatggatATTGATctcaagaaaaatgggaaattacggtgttacagcagcaaaatatacatgaaataataataataggattaaaaaaaaaaaaagaacatatcTGAATATGTAccggatgggaaaacaaaaatgtgcaactgcttaaatgaTAATAtgccaaaatgtaaatgtaaaaatgttaaatgtaaataaaccaattgtgcaggaaTGTGCAAACGTTCAGTCTAAATTTCCGCTGTTAATGTCTTATATAAGAGTCAAAAAGGGTCTGTTTTTATGATCAGATAGTTtcccaatctctctctctctctctctctctctctctctctctctctctaattgTCACCATGACTCAGCAAATCGTTGTTTTCCAGTCTCCTCATACCTGGCTGATATTAACATTAGATTTCAGCATGTCACATGATTATTTCAGCAACCAAATGCATTGTTACATCCAGTTAGAATAGATTATAGACACGTTTAaacaacctctctctctctctctctctctctctctctctcgtgtgtgtttgtgtatgtgtatatatgtgtgtttgtgtgtgtgttggtgtgtgtgtgtggtgttgttgtgtgtgggtgtggtgtgtgtggtgtgtgtgtgtggtgtgtgtgtgtgttgtgtgggtgtggtatag
This window of the Etheostoma spectabile isolate EspeVRDwgs_2016 chromosome 17, UIUC_Espe_1.0, whole genome shotgun sequence genome carries:
- the setd4 gene encoding LOW QUALITY PROTEIN: SET domain-containing protein 4 (The sequence of the model RefSeq protein was modified relative to this genomic sequence to represent the inferred CDS: inserted 4 bases in 3 codons; substituted 1 base at 1 genomic stop codon), which translates into the protein MRGRGLRAGRAARKRRQKRDRVAQSVSLCPQLQYVRLMKFLHRRGFTSTLLQPALFTDTGRGLQALRSIKPGQLVMSLPESCLLTTSTVLDSYLGQYIKSWTGMESPAPLSCWRSVSSVCERHRGEXSDWFPYIDVXPPTXACPAYTMMSMLPLPAGVREAGLEPREAVEKXHSDNQDFFRSLQPITSRPVEELLTYEALRWAWCSVNTRSVFMSQPSSSVLIGQDVYALAPFLDLLNHRPDVQVKASFNDVTRCYEIRSVSGTRRYRQVFINYGSHDSQRLLLEYGFVAPGNPNSVVYVDPDLLVEVLAGDEGLDQKIKFLRENRFLHNLTVSREGPSWRLMTALRLLSLPQTLYPQWKAVLLGQGVCEEREERSVQTAKTLCRRLLQDTHTALDKISHLLRHCDQSVREQLDVVRSLRQEERCILGSCLEALEDTARRPDELSSRQPDTDAVS